The following are from one region of the Gossypium hirsutum isolate 1008001.06 chromosome D03, Gossypium_hirsutum_v2.1, whole genome shotgun sequence genome:
- the LOC107950685 gene encoding uncharacterized protein isoform X2, with protein MNKYPFGSNNPKSFNAYPRGDFDIESGTIKRTRSRKSSIYPVRMVKSWANRLHYYYKLHPLFVFSISLAFGVTILIVLSLYEQHYRVLRNYMKLDDGFGSYYPFAKLKNLVMVAGHSVYTSSSCEKADKEDSWFLESYQKNPGQAATFLAHIKEGIESTALDDEALLLFSGGETRKDAGPRSEAQSYWTVADSEGWFGKEESLKWRALTEEHARDSFENLLFSVCRFRELTGTYPHNITRRKPIVSSTCYIKVQGLFGEGFKGLYISYFLYECGLHTLLNSSLYKLAFESY; from the exons ATGAATAAATATCCGTTTGGCTCAAACAATCCCAAGTCCTTCAATGCATATCCAAGGGGTGACTTTGATATAGAATCAGGAACTATCAAAAGAACCAGAAGTAGAAAATCATCAATTTACCCTGTTAGAATGGTTAAGTCCTGGGCTAATCGGCTTCATTACTATTACAAGCTACATCCACTATTTGTTTTCTCTATTTCCTTGGCATTCGGGGTCACGATCCTCATAGTTTTATCTCTATATGAGCAACACTATAGGGTGCTGCGTAATTATATGAAACTTGATGATGGCTTTGGCAGTTATTATCCCTTTGCTAAGCTTAAGAATCTTGTAATGGTTGCTGGGCATTCGGTTTATACAAGCAGTAGTTGTGAAAAAGCTGACAAGGAGGATTCTTGGTTTTTGGAGTCTTATCAGAAGAATCCAGGCCAGGCTGCCACATTTTTGGCTCACATAAAAGAAGGGATAGAAAGCACTGCACTAGATGATGAGGCTTTGCTTCTTTTTAGCGGTGGAGAGACTCGGAAAGATGCTGGTCCTCGTAGTGAGGCGCAGAGTTATTGGACAGTTGCTGACTCCGAAGGATGGTTTG GGAAGGAAGAAAGTTTAAAGTGGAGGGCATTAACAGAGGAGCATGCAAGAGATAGCTTTGAGAATCTTCTCTTTAGTGTTTGTCGGTTTCGTGAGCTTACTGGGACATACCCACACAACATAACT AGAAGGAAGCCCATTGTTTCGAGTACATGTTACATAAAGGTGCAAG GTCTTTTTGGAGAGGGGTTCAAAGGTCTTTACATTTCCTACTTCTTGTATGAGTGTGGACTACATACCTTATTAAACTCTTCACTTTATAAGTTAGCTTTTGAATCCTATTGA
- the LOC107950685 gene encoding uncharacterized protein isoform X3, which translates to MNKYPFGSNNPKSFNAYPRGDFDIESGTIKRTRSRKSSIYPVRMVKSWANRLHYYYKLHPLFVFSISLAFGVTILIVLSLYEQHYRVLRNYMKLDDGFGSYYPFAKLKNLVMVAGHSVYTSSSCEKADKEDSWFLESYQKNPGQAATFLAHIKEGIESTALDDEALLLFSGGETRKDAGPRSEAQSYWTVADSEGWFGKEESLKWRALTEEHARDSFENLLFSVCRFRELTGTYPHNITRRKPIVSSTCYIKVQGLFGEGFKGLYISYFLL; encoded by the exons ATGAATAAATATCCGTTTGGCTCAAACAATCCCAAGTCCTTCAATGCATATCCAAGGGGTGACTTTGATATAGAATCAGGAACTATCAAAAGAACCAGAAGTAGAAAATCATCAATTTACCCTGTTAGAATGGTTAAGTCCTGGGCTAATCGGCTTCATTACTATTACAAGCTACATCCACTATTTGTTTTCTCTATTTCCTTGGCATTCGGGGTCACGATCCTCATAGTTTTATCTCTATATGAGCAACACTATAGGGTGCTGCGTAATTATATGAAACTTGATGATGGCTTTGGCAGTTATTATCCCTTTGCTAAGCTTAAGAATCTTGTAATGGTTGCTGGGCATTCGGTTTATACAAGCAGTAGTTGTGAAAAAGCTGACAAGGAGGATTCTTGGTTTTTGGAGTCTTATCAGAAGAATCCAGGCCAGGCTGCCACATTTTTGGCTCACATAAAAGAAGGGATAGAAAGCACTGCACTAGATGATGAGGCTTTGCTTCTTTTTAGCGGTGGAGAGACTCGGAAAGATGCTGGTCCTCGTAGTGAGGCGCAGAGTTATTGGACAGTTGCTGACTCCGAAGGATGGTTTG GGAAGGAAGAAAGTTTAAAGTGGAGGGCATTAACAGAGGAGCATGCAAGAGATAGCTTTGAGAATCTTCTCTTTAGTGTTTGTCGGTTTCGTGAGCTTACTGGGACATACCCACACAACATAACT AGAAGGAAGCCCATTGTTTCGAGTACATGTTACATAAAGGTGCAAG GTCTTTTTGGAGAGGGGTTCAAAGGTCTTTACATTTCCTACTTCTT GTTATAA
- the LOC107950685 gene encoding uncharacterized protein C57A10.07 isoform X1 has translation MNKYPFGSNNPKSFNAYPRGDFDIESGTIKRTRSRKSSIYPVRMVKSWANRLHYYYKLHPLFVFSISLAFGVTILIVLSLYEQHYRVLRNYMKLDDGFGSYYPFAKLKNLVMVAGHSVYTSSSCEKADKEDSWFLESYQKNPGQAATFLAHIKEGIESTALDDEALLLFSGGETRKDAGPRSEAQSYWTVADSEGWFGKEESLKWRALTEEHARDSFENLLFSVCRFRELTGTYPHNITVISYDFKEERFAQLHRSAIGFPESRFLYRGTPAPVTSIEAALKGEALVRTQFQEDPYGCMGSLKRKKLGRDPFHRSVPCPKGCPEIEGLFRYCGAAPYRTSLPWTV, from the exons ATGAATAAATATCCGTTTGGCTCAAACAATCCCAAGTCCTTCAATGCATATCCAAGGGGTGACTTTGATATAGAATCAGGAACTATCAAAAGAACCAGAAGTAGAAAATCATCAATTTACCCTGTTAGAATGGTTAAGTCCTGGGCTAATCGGCTTCATTACTATTACAAGCTACATCCACTATTTGTTTTCTCTATTTCCTTGGCATTCGGGGTCACGATCCTCATAGTTTTATCTCTATATGAGCAACACTATAGGGTGCTGCGTAATTATATGAAACTTGATGATGGCTTTGGCAGTTATTATCCCTTTGCTAAGCTTAAGAATCTTGTAATGGTTGCTGGGCATTCGGTTTATACAAGCAGTAGTTGTGAAAAAGCTGACAAGGAGGATTCTTGGTTTTTGGAGTCTTATCAGAAGAATCCAGGCCAGGCTGCCACATTTTTGGCTCACATAAAAGAAGGGATAGAAAGCACTGCACTAGATGATGAGGCTTTGCTTCTTTTTAGCGGTGGAGAGACTCGGAAAGATGCTGGTCCTCGTAGTGAGGCGCAGAGTTATTGGACAGTTGCTGACTCCGAAGGATGGTTTG GGAAGGAAGAAAGTTTAAAGTGGAGGGCATTAACAGAGGAGCATGCAAGAGATAGCTTTGAGAATCTTCTCTTTAGTGTTTGTCGGTTTCGTGAGCTTACTGGGACATACCCACACAACATAACT GTTATAAGCTATGATTTCAAGGAAGAGAGGTTTGCGCAGTTGCATCGCTCCGCCATTGGGTTCCCAGAGTCACGATTCTTGTATAGAGGCACCCCAGCTCCAGTAACTTCAATAGAAGCAGCTCTGAAAGGTGAGGCATTGGTGAGAACTCAATTTCAAGAAGATCCATATGGATGTATGGGATCACTTAAGAGGAAAAAACTAGGTCGTGATCCCTTTCATCGCTCAGTCCCATGTCCCAAAGGATGCCCAGAAATTGAAGGTCTATTTAGATATTGTGGGGCTGCTCCTTATCGAACTTCTCTGCCGTGGACAGTGTAA
- the LOC107950687 gene encoding pathogen-related protein: protein MDSSLTDQQQDKYRSYLHGEGEKNTNWKLGAPPNYDTVNKLFEEGRTKIWPPASLEEKVQNLVKTWEMEMFNKISFPDYKSVKLQNFTVSVNGRKPLSLEESRKLGGGYNSFMQTTLPENLRGYNPAQETEHSSHLAFTTAFPRGFALEVSQVYSGPPTIVYKFRHWGYMEGPFKGHAPTGELVQLYGISIFEVDDEMKILKVEFFFDRGELLGGLMKGEKLASGTDQAALSCPFMRNTG from the exons ATGGATTCTTCACTCACTGATCAGCAGCAAGACAAGTACCGTTCTTACTTGCATGGAGAAGGTGAAAAGAATACCAACTGGAAGCTTGGTGCTCCTCCAAACTATGACACTGTTAACAAGCTCTTTGAAGAAGGCCGAACCAAg ATATGGCCTCCTGCATCACTAGAAGAGAAGGTCCAGAACCTTGTGAAGACATGGGAAATGGAAATGTTCAATAAAATATCCTTCCCTGACTACAAATCAGTGAAACTACAGAATTTTACAGTCAGCGTGAATG GGAGGAAACCTTTGAGTTTAGAAGAGAGTAGGAAGCTGGGAGGAGGCTATAATTCCTTTATGCAAACCACCTTACCAGAGAACCTGAGGGGCTATAATCCAGCACAAGAAACTGAACACTCCTCTCATCTTGCCTTCACAACAGCTTTCCCAAGAGGATTCGCTTTGGAAGTTAGCCAAGTCTACTCTGGCCCGCCAACGATTGTGTATAAGTTCAGGCACTGGGGGTATATGGAAGGTCCTTTCAAAGGCCATGCCCCTACTGGGGAACTTGTTCAACTATATGGAATATCAATTTTTGAG GTTGACGATGAGATGAAAATCTTGAAGGTGGAGTTCTTTTTTGATCGTGGGGAGCTGCTTGGAGGTCTCATGAAAGGTGAAAAATTGGCTAGTGGAACTGACCAAGCGGCTTTGAGCTGCCCATTCATGAGGAACACAGGGTAA